The nucleotide window CTACAAAGACGTCATCCATGAAGATGCCATCAAGATCGACGGGTATACGAAAGCGCCCGATTATTGCTTTCGTATCGGCGGCGCACGCAAGTTTTTCCTTGAGGCCAAGAAACCCGCCGTCAACCTGAAAGACGAGATCAGCCCCGCCTATCAACTCCGCCGCTATACCTGGTCCGCGAAACTGCCGCTGTCGATCCTGACGGATTTTGAAGAGTTCGCCGTCTACGATTGCCGGACGCGCCCGAATCCCTCCGATAAAGCTAGCGCCGGGCGCATTCTCTATCTGACCTATCGGGACTACGTAGACAAATGAGACGAGATCGCTGCGATCTTTACCAAGGACGCGGTTCTCAAAGGCTCATTCGACAAACATGCCGTCACCGACCGCAAACGCGGCACCGCGACTGTCGATACCGAGTTTCTGAAGGAAATCGAAACCTGGCGCGAGGCCCTGGCAAAGAATCTCGCACTGCGCAATCCGAAGTTGTCCGTCCACGAGCTGAATTTCTCCGTCCAGCGCACGATCGACCGGCTCATCTTTCTCCGCATTTGCGAAGATCGCGGGATCGAGGCCTATGCCCAGCTTCAAGCGCTACTCAACGGACAGAATATTTACGGACGGCTCCGCTATCTCTACGACCAGGCGGATGACCGGTACAACTCGGGCCTCTTTCATTTCCAGGTCGAAAAGGACCGGGCCGAGTCGCCCGACGATCTGACGCCCAGGCTCAAGATCGACGACAAGATCCTCAAGGACATCATCGGCCGGCTGTACTATCCCAACAGCCCGTACGAGTTTTCCGTCTTTCCGACGGAGATTCTCGGCCAAGTCTATGAACAGTTCCTGGGCAAGGTCATCCGCCTCACGTCCGGCCATCAAGCCAAGGTCGAAGAGAAGCCGGAGGTTTAAAAAGCCGGCGGCGTCTATTACACCCCCGCCTACATCGTCGAATTCATCGCCAAACAGACGGTGGGAGCCCTCTGCAAAGAAAAGACGCCCAAGCAGATTTCCAAATTCAGAATACTCGATCCGGCCTGCGGATCCGGCTCGTTCCTGATCGGCGCCTATCGCTACTTGTTGAACTATCACCGCGATTGGTACGTCAACGACGGACCGGAAAAACATCGGAAAGAACTGTATCAGGCTGCCGGCGGCGAATGGCGGCTGACCTCGCAGGAGAAGAAACGCATTCTTGTGAACAATATTTACGGCGTGGATATCGACAGCCAGGCGGTCGAAGTCACCAAGCTCAGCCTGCTCTTGAAAGTGCTGGAGGGCGAGAGCGACGAGACGCTGAAGCGGCAATTGTCCTTCGTGCATGAGCGGGCCTTGCCGGATCTCGGCCGGAACATCAAATGCGGCAACAGCCTCATCGGGCCGGATTATTTCGCCGGCCAGCTCATGCCGGACGAAGACGAAATGCGGCGGGTGAATCCCTTCGACTGGAAGGCCGAGTTTCCGGAGATATTTAAGGACGGCGAGCCCTCGGCAGGGTCGGTGCAGGGCTTCGATGCGGTGATCGGCAATCCACCGTATGTGCGAGTGGGAAACATTGATGAGCTGGTCCTTCCATATTTATACACACACTACGATGTGACTCACCGCTTCGATATTTACATCGTCTTCGTTCTAAAAGCTTACGGCTTGCTTTCTAGCAAAGGCCGTCTTGGGTTTATCCTTCCGAATAAGTTTTTCACAGCTGACTATGGAAAAAGTCTCCGAGCTTTCCTAGCATCGCGAAAGGCAGTTCGAACGATAGTGGATTTTGGAGACTCACAAGTATTTGGAGGAGCTTCGACATACACGTGTCTTTTGTTCCTGAATGGGTCGCCACAGCAAGATGTCACCTACTTGAAAGCCAGCACAGAATCTCTTTCTGACGCTCTAGGCACCGCCATACAAATCGATCAATCTGAACTAACTGAAGATTCATGGTCGTTCATGACCGCTGGATCTTCACAACTGCTCAGTAAGTTCAAAGGTTTCCCCTCTCTGGGAGATCTCTGTGAAATCGAAAGAGGACTGGAGACAGGATGTGACGATGTGTTCTTCCTTCATGTGTGTCCGAACGCCGAAGCTAAGAAGACTGTCCTGGTTACGTCTAAGGCATGTGGTGAACCGTTCAAGATCGAAAAGGCAGCAGTTCGTTCGCTAGTTAAAGGCTCTGCGGACGTTCAGCGATATAGGATAGAAAGCGATCGCGTGCTTGTCTTTCCCTATCAGCACATTGATGGAAAACCGGCACTCATTGAACCTGAATTGTTTGCTCGAGAATTTCCGCTGGCGTGGAATTATCTCACCAACAACTTTCAACGGTTGAAGGCTCGCGGGAAGAATGATTGGTATGCATTTAGGAGGCGCAACTATGATCTTCGTGATGGCATAGCAAGACTACTCATTCCATCTATAGGGAAGCGATTGTCTGCAGCGATTGATCCTGACGGAAATTACCGCTTTGTAGGAAGCGGGGGTGGCGGAGGCGGCTCTTATGGTCTGGTTGCAAAGACTAATACCAGGTACTCTATCTACTACATCCTTGGGCTCATCAACAGCAATCTGGCCGACTGGCAGGCAAAATTGGTTAATTCGCGTTTCGGAGGAGGGTATTTTTCATTCAATCGGCAATATATAGAACCGATTTTAGTTCGCCCTATAGACTTTACGAACCCAGACGACAAAACTAGACACGACGAAATTGCCGAGGTTGTCAATCGCATCCTGAACTTACAAGAACGCCTTCGAGGGGCACAAACTCCTGCCGACAAGGATCGATTCCAGCGCCAGATCGACGCGACCGATCGGGAGATCGACCGATTGGTCTATGACCTCTACGGCTTAACGGAAGACGAGATTAAGATCGTCGAGGAGGCAGCTGTTGCTTCTCCGGCGAAAGTGCAGGAGAATGAGAGCCATGACACAGAAACTCAACCAGCCGATCGATCTCGCTCAGGCCAACGCCAAGCTGCGCCATTGGCGGCGCCAGCATGCGGATCTGACGACCAGGCAGGCTCTCTTTCGGGAGCAGATTCTGGGATGGGTGGTGGAATCGATGAGATTCGAGAACGAACCGGTGACTATGGCCCGCCTTCAGGAACTCCTGGCAAACCAGGAGACCACTCGTCCGGCAGCGTAGGCTCAACCCGTTATTTCGATACGGCTGAAGGACCCAAGCCCTATACCGAAGTTGCTGAACGTCTGGCTGTATCGCTGGCGATCATCCTGCTTCGGATTGTCGATACCGATCCCGCTACCTTGGAGTTTACGCCTGAATGGCTCTGCCTCCGCCATCAAGAACTGGCCGGTGTGCTCTTCCCGGATTGGGCCGGACGGTTTCGCGATCGAAATGTTCAGATCGGGAGTCACCAGCCCCCGCCTTCTTATGAAGTACCGGTTCACATGCGGCTATTCTGCGACGATCTTGCGGAGCGGCTCCGGCATCTTCGATCCGGCGCCGCGGATTTGCACTCAATTGCCGAGTTGATGGCTGTGGCGGATGGACGGTTTCAATCCATCCATCCGTTTCGGGATTTCAATGGGCGAGTCGGACGCATTCTCCTGGTGGCTCTCCTCCATCTGCTCGGTCTGCCTCCGGTAGAGATTGTCCCGGCCGGACAGGAGTTTCGCCGGGCCTATTTCGCAGCGCCCAACGACGCCGATCAAGGGAACTATGCCCGGCTGACCGACATGTGGGTACGCCGTCTGGCAGAGGCCCTATAGGCAGGCAATCTTCGATCGGGATTCCACCGTCGCATCAGCCGACTTGAACCGGCCCCTTCTCCCGCCCTCGATGCCGGCGGGCGACTTCGCACTTCGCGAAGATGACCGGAGAAGCGAGGCATCCGCCGAGGCTTGGCCGGGAAGGAAAGCTGGAACTGACCGAGGAGGCACGGTTGGAACAACCGTGTCCGAGAGAATTCCAGAAGGGCGCGTGGGGCGAAAGCCAGAGAGCCACCCGCGCGGTCGTTCCCCCCGGCCGAGCCCGAAGGGATCGCTTCGGGAGGTATCACAGCGAAGTGCGCCAGCGCCCGCCGGCTAGTATTCCAGCTTTGTCGGCTCCCGGTGAAACTCCGCCACCTGCGGTTGGACCAGCTCGGCGAAATCCCGATACCGCAGCTTGATCGCTCCCACATGACTGCCGGCGTCGAAGAAAATCTCCTCGTCGTGCGTCAGGAGTCCATCGACATAGACGGACATCCCGTAGAGATTGCCGAAGGGCGGCATCGAGCCGATTTCGCAGTCTGGAAACAGGCCGGCCAGCTCCTCCTCCGTCGCCAGCCGCACGTGAGGACATTCCAGGATGTCCGCCACATGGTTAAGCTCCACCCTCCAGTTCGAGGGCAGGACCAACATCACGAACCGTTCGCCTGCCTTCACGACGACGACCTTCGCGAACAGATTTCCCGGAACGTGAAGGCTCTCCGCCGCCTCTTGTGCGGTGTAGGCGACCGAATGGTTGACGATCTGGTAGGGGATCTTCCGGCTGTCCAAATAGCTTTGCAGCCTCCTGTGAATGATCATGGCCACCTCCTTGATTCGGTCCCATGACAGGTCGCCCCGGTCCTCCTGAGACAGAGGGCTCGCAAGGGGAGTGCCATCGATCAGACCAGTTCAATCGAGCCAAACCAGCGGAGAACCGAGTGGTTGGCGACGCGACGCATGGGGGCCGGGACGTGTAAGACGGAGCACCGTAGCGGAATGGGACAACAGGCTCCAGGCGGCCTGACCCCATCTGCTACCCATCCTGTTTCAGGACAGTGGCGCGAGTCGTTCGCGGCCGTGCGGAGCCCTCAAATCCTGCTCAGGCCCCAGCGGCACGATGCGCGTCGGATTGATATCGTCGTGGGTGATGTAGTAGTGCCGCTTGATGTGGTCGAAATTGACGGTGTCGGCGATTCCGTCGGTTTGGTAGAGGTCTTTGAGGTAAGCAAAAAGATTGGGATAGTCGATGATTCGCCTGACGTTGCACTTGAAGTGGCCGTGATACACGGCGTCGAACCGGATGAGCGTGACAAACAGGCGCCAATCCGATTCGACAAAGGCCTCTCCAAAGAGGTAGCGGCTGGTGTTTAGACGGGCGTCCAGTTGGTCCAGCGCGTCGAACAGGCGACGCACGGCCTGCTCATAGACCCGCTGAGAGGTAGCGAACCCCGCGCGATAGACTCCGTCGTTCACGTTCTCATAGATGAACTCGTTCAGCTCGTCGATCTCTCTGTGAAGCCGCTCTGGATACAGATCGATCCGGCTCTCCGTGAACCGATCGAACGTCCGGTTGAACATCCGCATCAGATCGTCGTCTGAATTGCTGACGATCCGTTTGGTTACCGTGTCCCAGAGCACGGGCACGGTGACGCGTCCCCGGTAGGGAGGATCGGTCGCCCTGTAGGCCTCGCTCAAGAAGTGAAACCCGTTCAGGGCATCGACTGAGTGGCCAGGGCCGTCGCGAAAGGCCCACCCGCGCTCGTCGCGGATCGGGTCCACCACCGTCATGCCGATCACCGACTCCAGCTTCTTGAGTCGGCGCACGATGACGGTGCGGTGCGCCCAGGGACAGGCCCAGGACACATACAAGTGATACCGGCCGCTTGCGGCAGGATAACCGGAGCTTCCGTCGGCCGTCACCCAATGGCGGAAGGCGTCCGCTTGCCGCTTGAATTCGCCGGCCTCCGACTGTTCATCGGGGAATTGCGCTCGACCAGTCATGGCACTCCCATATGGAAACAACCGGTAGTCCTTCAGTTACCCTTGTCTTTTACCATAAATTCAAGACCGCAAGATGTGCCGGATCGCCTGGAACCGGCGATCCATCCGGCCTGACGGAGCAAGTTGTCTCCAACGGACCGATCCTCATCGGGATCGTCGCCTCGGGACTACCTGTCCGGACCCGGCCCCCGATGTTGTTGACATGAAAAAGGGTCGGGTGCTAGCGTGAACGTACCCTTCGACGTGCTGCATTCCAAGCAGTGAATCTTGGACGAACTGCCAGGCAGCCTCGCATGAGAGCACGAAGGCCAAGACACGGGCCCGTTCTGAAGAGGGCGTTTGTCGTGCTCGCCGCCCTCCTGCTATCGGTGCCCTACCTCGTCGACGTCGCGTACTATGGAGACCTGACCCCGACGCACTTCGCCCAAGTCGTCGATTCCCACTGGAAACAGGCCGCGTCCGGTGACGGAGCGGTTTCTGCGGACGACCCCCTGAAAGATCCTGCAGTCGTCGACAAGCGGTCGGTCAATGCCGTGGGCCCTGCATATTCCGGTGACGACTCGAGGATAGCTTTCGGCTCCCAACTCCTGGCGGTCGCGTCCCGTATATCCCGGCCTCCTCCACTCTGTTGATTCCTCCGTTCTGTTGCTCGATAAACCCCATCATGGGCAGCGTCGGCTCTCGGCGACATCCGATACCGGCGTCCGTTGTGACGTTCCTCCTGTCACAGCCAGCTCAGATTCCGAAACCTTCGAGCCCCGGTAGGTGTATCGAACATGTCCATGACGTTGACATTGGAGAAAAAGGTCGCGACTGGTCTCGGAGCCGCCCTGATCCTGCTGATCGGGCTGGGTGTCGTGTCCTACCGGAGCGCGACGGCGCTCGCCGATCGTGAAGCCCGGGTCACACACGCCCATCAGGTGAGGGAGGCCATCGAACAGGTCAAGCTCCTCGTCGCTCGCGCGGCCGTCACAGGGAAGGCCGACCCGGTTCCCGATCACGCCAAAGACGACGGGTCTGCTCAAGCCGCGGGCCCAGTGCGCACCATGGTGGAGCGCCTGGCTCGTTTGACTCAGGACGATCCGGGCCAACAGGAACAGGTCGGTGTCCTGCGTCGTCTGATCGACGCAGGCATGCCGCAATCCGCACAATCTGCGCAGGCCGATGGATCAATCGCATTACGGGACCCAGGGATGGCACGCGCGCCGCTGGCTCAAACCCGGGCGGACGAGGAAACCCTCGACAGGATCGCCCGGACCCTGGAAACCATGGGGGCGCAAGAAGAGAGAAATTTGAATACTTGGTCGAAGCAGGCGGACCAGGCGGCGTCATTCACTCTGGCGCTGATGATCGGCGGATCCGTGTTGACGTTGCTCCTTACGGGCGGGGGCGGCGCATTGATCTTTTACGACCTCGCCAAGCGGAGGCGCGCCGAGAACGCCGTGCGCGTGAATCAAGCCTACCAAGACTTGATCCTTCGTTCCTTGCCTGTCGCCTTGTACTCTGCGAAATCGTCGGGAGATTTCGGCGCCCTGTGGGTAAGTGAGAACATCGAGGCGCTGGCCGGATTTTCCGCCCAAGATTTCCTCGACGATTCCTCCCTCTGGGCCACACGACTTCACCCGCTCGACAGAGAGAGCACCCTGGCGAAGTTCGCCAAACTGCCCCAGGAGAACACGCTGTCGATGGAGTACCGTTGGCGAACATATGAGGGAGAATATCGATGGTTCCGAGATGAGGCGGTCTTGACCAGCCGGGAAGACGGCGCGATCCAGGAGATCGTCGGCCTTTGGACCGACATCACCATGCAACGCAAGGCGGAGGAACTGATCCAGAGACAAGCCAACATTATCGATCAGGTTGAGGAGGCGATCATCACCGTCGATCTGAACGGTTACGTGCTGGGCTGGAATCGTGGGGCCGAAAACCTTTTGGGATATTCCGTGAACGAGGCCCTCGGGCGGCACGTCTCCTTTGTGTATCCGCTGAA belongs to Nitrospira sp. and includes:
- a CDS encoding Fic family protein, whose protein sequence is MGGGIDEIRERTGDYGPPSGTPGKPGDHSSGSVGSTRYFDTAEGPKPYTEVAERLAVSLAIILLRIVDTDPATLEFTPEWLCLRHQELAGVLFPDWAGRFRDRNVQIGSHQPPPSYEVPVHMRLFCDDLAERLRHLRSGAADLHSIAELMAVADGRFQSIHPFRDFNGRVGRILLVALLHLLGLPPVEIVPAGQEFRRAYFAAPNDADQGNYARLTDMWVRRLAEAL
- a CDS encoding YbaK/EbsC family protein → MIIHRRLQSYLDSRKIPYQIVNHSVAYTAQEAAESLHVPGNLFAKVVVVKAGERFVMLVLPSNWRVELNHVADILECPHVRLATEEELAGLFPDCEIGSMPPFGNLYGMSVYVDGLLTHDEEIFFDAGSHVGAIKLRYRDFAELVQPQVAEFHREPTKLEY
- a CDS encoding glutathione S-transferase family protein, whose amino-acid sequence is MTGRAQFPDEQSEAGEFKRQADAFRHWVTADGSSGYPAASGRYHLYVSWACPWAHRTVIVRRLKKLESVIGMTVVDPIRDERGWAFRDGPGHSVDALNGFHFLSEAYRATDPPYRGRVTVPVLWDTVTKRIVSNSDDDLMRMFNRTFDRFTESRIDLYPERLHREIDELNEFIYENVNDGVYRAGFATSQRVYEQAVRRLFDALDQLDARLNTSRYLFGEAFVESDWRLFVTLIRFDAVYHGHFKCNVRRIIDYPNLFAYLKDLYQTDGIADTVNFDHIKRHYYITHDDINPTRIVPLGPEQDLRAPHGRERLAPLS
- a CDS encoding type I restriction enzyme HsdR N-terminal domain-containing protein, with amino-acid sequence MGQVPAVVVTLIERFERNRDAYTNQGYNETQLRPEFLDPFFEALGWDVANTSGHAEAYKDVIHEDAIKIDGYTKAPDYCFRIGGARKFFLEAKKPAVNLKDEISPAYQLRRYTWSAKLPLSILTDFEEFAVYDCRTRPNPSDKASAGRILYLTYRDYVDK
- a CDS encoding PAS domain S-box protein, producing the protein MSMTLTLEKKVATGLGAALILLIGLGVVSYRSATALADREARVTHAHQVREAIEQVKLLVARAAVTGKADPVPDHAKDDGSAQAAGPVRTMVERLARLTQDDPGQQEQVGVLRRLIDAGMPQSAQSAQADGSIALRDPGMARAPLAQTRADEETLDRIARTLETMGAQEERNLNTWSKQADQAASFTLALMIGGSVLTLLLTGGGGALIFYDLAKRRRAENAVRVNQAYQDLILRSLPVALYSAKSSGDFGALWVSENIEALAGFSAQDFLDDSSLWATRLHPLDRESTLAKFAKLPQENTLSMEYRWRTYEGEYRWFRDEAVLTSREDGAIQEIVGLWTDITMQRKAEELIQRQANIIDQVEEAIITVDLNGYVLGWNRGAENLLGYSVNEALGRHVSFVYPLKDREYLDREVLAPVKAKGTHHVEVRRLTKSGSIRFAQLSLTLQKDGSGAPIGIIGYSMDITDRKRAEEALIDSRNQLEALAVRLQSVREEERTRIALEVHDVLGQALTVLKMDLSWIAKRLGDSTTSTRLESLHARVDSALGLIDSTLQSVREIATELRPGVLDQLGLAAAVEWQARTFQERTGIACDTLIRPHRILVSAEQSTALFRILQEVLTNVVRHAQATTVHIRLEESDDHVSLHVTDNGKGIPEGATTGPQAFGVLGMRLRAQQQGGEIAIHGKPGVGTTIAVRIPLHRSGDD